A DNA window from Ornithobacterium rhinotracheale DSM 15997 contains the following coding sequences:
- a CDS encoding RsmE family RNA methyltransferase has protein sequence MHLFIGIKQENQALLNENESHHLAKVLRLKVGDEVLFTEGKGEMFLATISQVLPKNTLLQIVEKTDYNQSRNYKLHVGIAPTKNIDRTEWFLEKSIEIGIDEVSFLETFHSERRNIKLDRMQRVATAAIKQSLKAEDTQLHDLIKFNDFLAQHKDFQGQKFIAHCNTDFARKDIKDCILPEKDYLFIIGPEGDFSADEIELATAQNFIPISLGNQRMRTETAALNTAFIANWVNK, from the coding sequence ATGCATTTATTCATCGGGATTAAACAAGAAAATCAAGCACTTTTAAACGAAAATGAAAGCCACCATTTAGCTAAAGTTTTAAGGCTAAAAGTAGGCGATGAAGTACTTTTTACTGAGGGCAAAGGCGAAATGTTTTTAGCTACCATTTCGCAAGTGCTCCCCAAAAACACTTTGCTACAAATCGTTGAAAAAACGGATTACAATCAATCCCGAAACTACAAATTACATGTGGGCATTGCACCAACCAAAAACATTGACCGTACAGAATGGTTTCTCGAAAAATCCATCGAAATCGGAATTGATGAAGTGAGTTTTTTAGAGACTTTTCATTCAGAACGCCGAAACATCAAACTCGATAGAATGCAACGCGTGGCAACTGCCGCCATTAAACAATCGCTTAAGGCAGAAGACACACAACTTCATGATTTGATTAAATTCAATGATTTTTTGGCACAACACAAAGATTTTCAAGGACAAAAATTCATCGCACACTGCAACACCGATTTTGCCCGAAAAGATATTAAAGACTGCATTTTGCCTGAAAAAGATTATTTATTTATCATCGGTCCCGAAGGTGATTTTTCGGCAGATGAGATAGAATTGGCTACGGCACAGAATTTTATCCCCATCAGCCTTGGCAACCAAAGAATGCGCACCGAAACAGCCGCACTCAACACGGCTTTTATCGCCAATTGGGTAAATAAATAA
- a CDS encoding IS982 family transposase: MSNLEASYNFILNKLIEISGTENFYFKLVKPKLSDIELISLIILAEFKSIDSEYQLFREIKGWAIESKIERSVYNRRKRKLFPFLEEIRCKMVKKFNDFENYFLVDSMPLEVCKLSRSSRSKICKENSFSMPNKGFCASQNLHFYGYKLHAICSIAGVFQSFDLSPASVHDIHYLKDIKLQISDCVLLGDRGYLSQTVQLDLFNEVKIQLETPKRKNQKDYKPQFYPFRKCRKRIETLFSQLCDQFMIRRNYAKSFEGFKTRILAKITSLTTIQYLNKFVFHSNINNLKINLIR, from the coding sequence ATGAGCAACCTAGAGGCAAGTTACAATTTTATTTTGAATAAACTAATAGAAATTTCAGGAACTGAAAATTTCTATTTTAAACTAGTGAAACCAAAATTATCTGATATAGAGCTGATAAGCTTAATTATTTTAGCAGAATTTAAATCTATTGATTCTGAGTACCAGCTTTTTAGGGAGATAAAAGGTTGGGCTATTGAATCTAAAATTGAAAGGAGTGTTTACAACAGAAGAAAACGAAAACTCTTCCCTTTTCTTGAAGAAATTAGGTGCAAAATGGTGAAAAAGTTCAATGATTTTGAAAACTATTTCTTGGTGGACAGCATGCCTTTAGAAGTGTGTAAATTATCCCGCTCTTCCAGAAGCAAAATCTGTAAAGAAAATAGCTTTTCAATGCCAAATAAAGGTTTTTGTGCTTCTCAAAATCTACACTTTTATGGTTACAAGCTACATGCGATCTGTTCTATTGCTGGTGTGTTCCAAAGTTTTGACTTATCTCCCGCCTCCGTTCACGACATTCATTATTTGAAAGACATAAAACTTCAAATTTCTGATTGCGTGTTACTTGGAGACAGGGGCTATCTTTCTCAAACGGTTCAGCTTGACTTGTTCAATGAGGTAAAAATCCAGTTAGAAACCCCTAAAAGAAAAAATCAAAAAGATTACAAACCTCAGTTCTATCCATTCAGAAAGTGTAGAAAACGTATAGAAACTTTATTCTCGCAGTTGTGTGACCAATTTATGATACGGCGTAATTATGCCAAATCTTTTGAAGGATTCAAAACAAGAATATTGGCAAAAATTACCTCCTTGACTACTATTCAATATCTCAATAAATTTGTCTTTCATAGCAACATTAACAATTTAAAAATTAACCTCATTCGATAA
- the prmC gene encoding peptide chain release factor N(5)-glutamine methyltransferase gives MTIRTFKERYDQALKDLYTPQEIDVIFYELAELYLKKNKSIIRAGLDESWAELVQSQMLFDISLARLKQGEPYQYVIGKTEFMKLPFYVNRDVLIPRPETEELVEWILKKYPEDFSGNILDIGTGSGAIAISLKKYLPNANVYGIDISKEAIEVARKNADINMVEVNFLERDIFKLSADKDLPKWDLIVSNPPYIPEKEKEEMDRQVVKFEPQTALFVPDEKPLLYYQAICDYAVSHISPQARVYVEIHQDLKDETEKIFEKKFSKVKAQKDISGNWRMIKARK, from the coding sequence ATGACAATTCGTACATTTAAAGAGAGATATGACCAAGCATTAAAAGATTTATACACTCCCCAAGAAATTGATGTGATTTTTTATGAACTTGCCGAGCTTTATTTAAAGAAAAATAAAAGCATCATTCGAGCAGGTTTAGACGAAAGTTGGGCAGAATTGGTGCAAAGTCAAATGTTGTTTGATATTTCACTAGCTAGATTAAAACAAGGTGAGCCTTACCAATATGTGATAGGCAAAACCGAGTTTATGAAACTACCATTTTATGTAAATCGAGATGTGCTGATTCCGCGTCCAGAAACCGAAGAATTGGTAGAGTGGATTTTGAAAAAATATCCAGAAGATTTTTCGGGAAATATTTTGGACATCGGGACAGGAAGTGGTGCGATTGCCATTTCGCTTAAAAAATATTTGCCAAACGCCAATGTGTATGGTATCGATATAAGCAAAGAGGCGATAGAAGTCGCAAGGAAAAATGCGGACATTAATATGGTTGAGGTGAATTTCTTGGAGCGAGATATTTTTAAACTCTCGGCTGATAAAGATTTGCCAAAATGGGATTTGATAGTGAGTAATCCGCCCTATATTCCAGAAAAAGAGAAAGAAGAAATGGACAGGCAGGTGGTGAAATTTGAGCCACAAACGGCACTATTTGTTCCAGATGAAAAGCCATTGCTTTATTATCAAGCAATTTGTGATTATGCCGTGTCCCACATCAGTCCGCAGGCAAGAGTGTATGTAGAAATTCATCAAGATTTAAAAGATGAAACTGAAAAGATTTTTGAGAAAAAATTCTCTAAAGTAAAGGCACAGAAAGATATATCGGGCAATTGGAGAATGATCAAAGCTAGAAAATAA
- a CDS encoding Gfo/Idh/MocA family oxidoreductase, translating into MLKVGVAGAGHLGKIHLKLLQQSSLYELVGFYDTDENNGEEVASKFGYKYFSDLDELLDAVEVLDIVTPTLSHYEVAKKAISKGKHVFLEKPIAKTEEEAREIIELAKKHNVKGQVGHVERFNPAFTAVQSSLSSPLFIEAHRLAEFNPRGTDVPVVLDLMIHDLDVILSMVKSEVKEIHSSGVSVISETPDIANVRLAFENGCVANITTSRISMKNMRKMRIFQKDAYISVDFLEKKSEIIRMEDLSGNDADEFAMVLENAEKQQKKIWFEYPVITANNAILDELESFAKAIMYDEPIPVTLEDGTKALALALQIIERFNK; encoded by the coding sequence ATGCTAAAAGTAGGTGTTGCCGGTGCAGGACATTTAGGCAAAATACATTTAAAACTATTACAACAATCATCGCTTTATGAGCTTGTGGGCTTTTATGATACCGATGAAAATAATGGCGAAGAAGTTGCCTCTAAATTTGGGTATAAATACTTTTCGGATTTAGATGAATTGCTCGATGCTGTGGAGGTTTTAGACATTGTGACGCCTACCTTGTCGCATTACGAAGTGGCAAAAAAAGCTATAAGCAAAGGAAAACATGTCTTCTTGGAAAAGCCAATCGCTAAGACCGAGGAAGAAGCGAGAGAAATCATCGAATTGGCTAAAAAACACAATGTAAAAGGGCAAGTAGGGCATGTGGAGAGATTCAATCCTGCGTTCACAGCAGTGCAAAGTAGTTTGAGCTCGCCTTTATTTATAGAAGCTCACCGTTTAGCGGAGTTCAATCCAAGAGGGACAGATGTGCCTGTGGTTCTTGATTTAATGATTCACGATTTAGATGTAATTCTTTCTATGGTGAAATCGGAGGTAAAGGAAATTCACAGCAGCGGTGTTTCTGTCATTAGCGAAACGCCAGATATTGCCAATGTTCGTTTAGCTTTTGAAAACGGCTGCGTTGCCAATATTACTACTAGCCGAATTTCGATGAAAAATATGCGAAAAATGCGAATTTTCCAGAAAGATGCCTATATTTCAGTAGACTTTTTAGAGAAGAAATCAGAAATCATTCGCATGGAAGATTTATCTGGAAACGATGCCGATGAATTTGCAATGGTGCTTGAAAATGCCGAAAAACAACAAAAGAAAATTTGGTTTGAATATCCCGTAATCACTGCCAATAATGCAATTTTGGACGAATTAGAAAGTTTTGCAAAAGCCATTATGTACGATGAGCCGATTCCTGTAACATTAGAAGACGGAACAAAAGCTTTGGCATTAGCTTTGCAAATCATAGAGAGATTTAATAAGTAA
- a CDS encoding protein-L-isoaspartate(D-aspartate) O-methyltransferase → MEETFKHKGLRKKLIDLLRAKGINDESVLDAMNKIPRHLFIDSAFEAHAYEDKAFPIAAGQTISHPFTVAFQSSLLQIQPGDKILEVGTGSGYQTSVLVAMGAEVYTIERQKTLVDFSRNILSKIGFSPKYQTFGDGYRGMPTFAPFDKIIVTAGAPFLPKKLLRQLKIGGLAVIPIGDKQQKMYTFLRVSDKKFEQMSFGDYRFVPMLEKKDIAD, encoded by the coding sequence TTGGAAGAGACTTTTAAACACAAGGGACTGAGAAAAAAATTGATTGATTTACTGAGAGCCAAAGGGATAAATGACGAATCGGTGCTCGATGCGATGAATAAAATACCTAGACACTTGTTTATAGATTCTGCTTTTGAGGCGCATGCTTACGAAGATAAGGCGTTTCCTATCGCTGCGGGACAAACGATTTCTCACCCTTTCACGGTGGCTTTTCAATCATCGTTACTACAAATTCAGCCAGGCGACAAGATTTTGGAAGTAGGCACTGGGAGCGGGTACCAAACTTCGGTTTTAGTAGCCATGGGAGCCGAAGTCTATACCATTGAAAGACAGAAAACTTTGGTCGATTTTTCAAGAAATATTTTAAGCAAAATAGGTTTTAGTCCTAAATATCAAACCTTTGGAGACGGATATAGAGGCATGCCTACTTTTGCTCCGTTTGATAAAATCATTGTAACAGCGGGAGCTCCTTTTTTACCTAAAAAATTACTTAGGCAATTAAAGATTGGAGGCTTAGCGGTGATTCCTATCGGAGACAAACAGCAGAAAATGTACACTTTCTTGCGCGTGTCCGACAAGAAATTTGAACAAATGAGTTTTGGGGATTATCGATTTGTTCCTATGTTAGAAAAAAAGGATATAGCCGATTAA
- a CDS encoding L-threonylcarbamoyladenylate synthase, which produces MSTDIAKVAEILQDGGVILTHTDTTFGLSCLVSNQAAIDKIFEIKQRPKNKSFILLVDNPARLQQVVEVPELAWDLMDLSEKPVSIVYDKILSLPKYVLAPDGSVAIRMVKDPVLQRIIGKVREPLISTSVNISGEAAPETFSQINPEILEKVDYILPEAKDFVPKFTSSSIIKLGIDGQVKVIRA; this is translated from the coding sequence ATGTCTACAGATATAGCTAAAGTTGCCGAGATTTTGCAAGACGGAGGCGTGATTTTAACGCATACCGATACCACTTTTGGGCTGAGCTGTTTGGTCTCGAATCAAGCCGCAATTGATAAAATTTTTGAGATTAAACAAAGACCTAAAAACAAAAGTTTTATCCTTTTGGTGGACAATCCTGCCCGATTGCAACAAGTGGTAGAAGTGCCAGAACTGGCCTGGGATTTAATGGATTTGAGCGAAAAGCCCGTGAGCATCGTTTACGACAAGATTTTATCTTTGCCTAAATATGTTTTGGCACCCGATGGGAGTGTGGCAATTCGCATGGTAAAAGATCCCGTTTTGCAGAGAATCATAGGCAAGGTGCGAGAGCCATTGATTTCAACATCGGTAAATATTTCGGGCGAAGCAGCACCTGAAACCTTTTCACAAATCAATCCCGAAATTTTAGAAAAAGTAGATTACATTTTGCCCGAAGCCAAAGATTTTGTGCCTAAATTCACGAGTTCTTCAATCATAAAACTCGGAATCGACGGGCAAGTAAAAGTCATCAGAGCTTAA